A region from the Lolium perenne isolate Kyuss_39 chromosome 4, Kyuss_2.0, whole genome shotgun sequence genome encodes:
- the LOC127332456 gene encoding uncharacterized protein At2g37660, chloroplastic isoform X2: MPAPPLFARPSSAPTAPQPAHHPLLRPSASKRTKPNRPLLSPVKRRPALLAVVRSKGKDDASFTDRILDYIEGGPKLRKWYGAPDLLPKDGGTEGEEDEPSDIEDPRDAVLVTNGDSEIGQMVILSLILKRARIKALVKDKRSTEEAFGTYVECMVGNIEDKSFTKKALRGVRSVICPTDDGFFSDLIDLKGVQHIVLLSQLSVYRNSGGLQAIMNSKLRKLAERDEEVVLASGIPSTIIRSASLQTTPGGERGFSFTEGVAAKGRISKEDAATICVEALDAIPQTTLIFEVANGDEKVGDWKAWLAEQMAKG; this comes from the exons ATGCCCGCGCCTCCCCTGTTCGCGCGCCCCTCCTCCGCGCCCACCGCGCCGCAGCCTGCTCATCACCCCCTTCTCCGTCCATCTGCCTCGAAGCGTACGAAACCCAATCGCCCCTTGCTCTCGCCTGTCAAGAGAAGGCCGGCGCTTCTCGCCGTCGTCCGGTCCAAGGGCAAGGACGACGCCAGCTTCACCGACCGCATCCTTGACTACATCGAGG GGGGTCCAAAGTTGAGGAAGTGGTACGGAGCACCCGATTTGCTTCCCAAGGATGGGGGGACCGAGGGTGAGGAGGATGAGCCTTCAG ATATCGAGGACCCTCGAGATGCCGTGCTAGTTACCAATGGCGACAGCGAGATAGGGCAG ATGGTGATATTGTCACTGATTCTGAAAAGGGCTAGAATAAAAGCATTAGTGAAGGATAAACGATCCACCGAAGAAGCTTTTGGAACTTATGTAGAG TGCATGGTTGGCAACATTGAAGATAAGTCCTTCACAAAGAAAGCGTTAAGGGGTGTTCGTTCTGTAATTTGCCCAACCGAT GATGGCTTCTTCTCTGACCTGATTGACCTCAAGGGTGTCCAACACATTGTTCTGCTATCCCAG CTATCTGTCTACAGAAATAGCGGTGGGCTCCAAGCTATTATGAACAGCAAGCTGAGGAAGCTAGCAGAACGAGACGAAGAGGTGGTTCTTGCATCTGGCATCCCATCGACGATAATAAGGAGTGCTTCTCTGCAGACCACTCCTGGTGGTGAGAGGGGATTCAGTTTTACAGAG GGTGTAGCAGCCAAGGGAAGAATAAGCAAAGAGGATGCTGCTACAATTTGTGTGGAGGCCCTGGATGCCATTCCCCAGACAACACTCATATTCGAG GTGGCAAATGGGGACGAAAAGGTTGGAGACTGGAAAGCATGGCTTGCTGAGCAGATGGCAAAGGGCTAA
- the LOC127332456 gene encoding uncharacterized protein At2g37660, chloroplastic isoform X1, protein MPAPPLFARPSSAPTAPQPAHHPLLRPSASKRTKPNRPLLSPVKRRPALLAVVRSKGKDDASFTDRILDYIEGGPKLRKWYGAPDLLPKDGGTEGEEDEPSVDIEDPRDAVLVTNGDSEIGQMVILSLILKRARIKALVKDKRSTEEAFGTYVECMVGNIEDKSFTKKALRGVRSVICPTDDGFFSDLIDLKGVQHIVLLSQLSVYRNSGGLQAIMNSKLRKLAERDEEVVLASGIPSTIIRSASLQTTPGGERGFSFTEGVAAKGRISKEDAATICVEALDAIPQTTLIFEVANGDEKVGDWKAWLAEQMAKG, encoded by the exons ATGCCCGCGCCTCCCCTGTTCGCGCGCCCCTCCTCCGCGCCCACCGCGCCGCAGCCTGCTCATCACCCCCTTCTCCGTCCATCTGCCTCGAAGCGTACGAAACCCAATCGCCCCTTGCTCTCGCCTGTCAAGAGAAGGCCGGCGCTTCTCGCCGTCGTCCGGTCCAAGGGCAAGGACGACGCCAGCTTCACCGACCGCATCCTTGACTACATCGAGG GGGGTCCAAAGTTGAGGAAGTGGTACGGAGCACCCGATTTGCTTCCCAAGGATGGGGGGACCGAGGGTGAGGAGGATGAGCCTTCAG TAGATATCGAGGACCCTCGAGATGCCGTGCTAGTTACCAATGGCGACAGCGAGATAGGGCAG ATGGTGATATTGTCACTGATTCTGAAAAGGGCTAGAATAAAAGCATTAGTGAAGGATAAACGATCCACCGAAGAAGCTTTTGGAACTTATGTAGAG TGCATGGTTGGCAACATTGAAGATAAGTCCTTCACAAAGAAAGCGTTAAGGGGTGTTCGTTCTGTAATTTGCCCAACCGAT GATGGCTTCTTCTCTGACCTGATTGACCTCAAGGGTGTCCAACACATTGTTCTGCTATCCCAG CTATCTGTCTACAGAAATAGCGGTGGGCTCCAAGCTATTATGAACAGCAAGCTGAGGAAGCTAGCAGAACGAGACGAAGAGGTGGTTCTTGCATCTGGCATCCCATCGACGATAATAAGGAGTGCTTCTCTGCAGACCACTCCTGGTGGTGAGAGGGGATTCAGTTTTACAGAG GGTGTAGCAGCCAAGGGAAGAATAAGCAAAGAGGATGCTGCTACAATTTGTGTGGAGGCCCTGGATGCCATTCCCCAGACAACACTCATATTCGAG GTGGCAAATGGGGACGAAAAGGTTGGAGACTGGAAAGCATGGCTTGCTGAGCAGATGGCAAAGGGCTAA